Proteins encoded within one genomic window of Hevea brasiliensis isolate MT/VB/25A 57/8 chromosome 8, ASM3005281v1, whole genome shotgun sequence:
- the LOC131182203 gene encoding cyanogenic beta-glucosidase-like encodes MADCVPENFNRTYFPDDFIFGTATSAYQIEGAANISGKGPSVWDTFTHEYPERIKDHSTGDVAVDFYHRYKEDIQNVKSMGFNAFRFSISWPRVIPSGRRREGVNEEGIKFYNSVINETINQGLQPFVTIFHWDTPQALEDKYRGFLSRNIVEDYRDYADLLFEKFGDRVKFWMTFNEPWSLSGFSYDDGVIAPGRCSSWVNRQCRAGNSATEPYIVAHHLLLAHSTAVQLYRGKYKETQNGQIGITIFTFWFEPLSNRAEDIEASKTALDFMFGLWMDPLTYGRYPRIVRDLAGDRLLNFTEEETHLLRGSYDFLGLQYYTSYYAKPNAPVDSNHIRYKTDSHITETPYDYDGNLIGPQAYSSWFYIFPKGIRHLLNYTKDTYNDPVIYITENGVDNLNTEIDKAGEENITAALKDEFRIDYYRKHMWNALGSLKDYHVNLKGYFAWSYLDNFEWNIGYTSRFGLYYVDYHNNLTRIRKNSADFFEKFLNPLNTSENIAQITSEYSRKIGKFYVM; translated from the exons ATGGCAGATTGTGTCCCGGAAAATTTTAACCGCACTTATTTTCCAGATGACTTCATTTTTGGGACAGCCACTTCTGCTTACCAG ATCGAAGGTGCAGCAAACATATCAGGCAAAGGACCTAGTGTTTGGGACACATTTACTCATGAGTATCCAG AAAGGATAAAGGATCACAGCACCGGAGATGTTGCAGTTGATTTCTATCACCGCTACAAA GAAGATATACAAAACGTGAAGAGTATGGGTTTTAATGCTTTCAGATTCTCCATTTCCTGGCCAAGAGTTATACCTA GTGGAAGAAGACGTGAAGGAGTGAACGAGGAAGGGATTAAATTCTACAACAGTGTTATCAATGAAACTATAAACCAAG GTCTCCAGCCATTTGTTACTATTTTTCATTGGGATACTCCTCAAGCCCTAGAGGACAAGTATCGTGGCTTTTTAAGCCGGAATATTGT GGAAGATTATCGTGATTATGCAGATCTTCTCTTTGAAAAATTTGGTGACAGAGTGAAGTTCTGGATGACTTTCAATGAACCATGGTCTCTTAGTGGATTCTCATATGATGATGGAGTTATTGCTCCTGGTCGATGCTCATCTTGGGTGAATCGTCAATGTCGTGCTGGAAACTCAGCCACTGAACCTTACATAGTCGCCCATCATCTACTTCTTGCTCATTCTACAGCTGTACAATTATATAGAGGAAAGTACAAG GAAACTCAAAATGGCCAGATCGGGATCACAATTTTTACCTTCTGGTTTGAACCTCTCTCCAATAGAGCAGAAGATATTGAAGCATCCAAAACAGCGCTTGACTTCATGTTCGGATT GTGGATGGATCCTCTGACCTATGGTCGATATCCAAGGATTGTGCGAGATTTAGCTGGAGATAGATTGCTCAATTTTACTGAGGAAGAAACTCATTTGCTTAGAGGATCATATGATTTTCTTGGGTTACAATACTACACATCATATTATGCAAAGCCAAATGCTCCGGTTGATTCAAATCATATTAGATATAAAACTGATAGTCACATTACTGAAACTC CTTATGATTATGATGGTAATCTCATTGGTCCACAG GCTTATTCGTCTTGGTTTTACATTTTCCCGAAAGGTATCCGACATCTTTTAAACTATACCAAAGATACATACAATGATCCAGTAATTTATATTACTGAGAATG GAGTCGACAATTTGAACACTGAAATTGACAAAGCTGGTGAAGAGAACATAACTGCAGCACTTAAAGATGAATTCAGGATAGATTATTATAGAAAACATATGTGGAATGCTTTAGGGTCCCTCAA GGATTACCATGTTAATCTCAAAGGTTACTTCGCATGGTCATATCTGGACAACTTCGAATGGAATATTGGTTATACTTCAAGGTTTGGTTTGTACTATGTAGACTACCACAACAACCTGACAAGAATCCGCAAAAATTCAGCTGACTTTTTCGAGAAATTCCTGAATCCACTAAATACTTCAGAAAATATCGCCCAGATTACTTCAGAGTATTCAAGGAAGATTGGGAAATTCTACGTAATGTAG